A window of Ictidomys tridecemlineatus isolate mIctTri1 chromosome 1, mIctTri1.hap1, whole genome shotgun sequence contains these coding sequences:
- the Adam8 gene encoding disintegrin and metalloproteinase domain-containing protein 8: MGGLGLWLLCALWLQAIALSPSLPPVEQYEVVWPKRLPGPCTRRALPSHRGLYPESVSYVLGAGGQTFTLHLRINRDLLGVGYTETYSAANGSEVTEQWHGQDHCLYQGHVEGHQSSAASLSTCDGLRGFFRVGSAIHVIEPLDGGGEEGQHAVYQARHLQQKAGTCGVSDASLDNLLGPRVSAAFRPQPRNWPLSRDTRYVELYVVTDSKEFQQLGSREAVRRRVLEVVNHVDKFYQELNFRVVLVGLEIWSRDKVPISPHANITLENFLSWRAQDLMGRHPHDNVQLITGVDFTGTTVGLAQVSALCSRASGAVNQDHSQNPIGVASTMAHELGHNLGMNHDENVQGCYCPVPREGGGCIMAASISSKFPRTFSRCSRTDLEMFLEKPQTGCLANAPDPDRLVGGPVCGNMFVERGEQCDCGTPQDCQNRCCNATTCQLAEGAKCAHGTCCHECRVKPAGEPCRPQRDQCDLEEFCDGQSPACPEDVFQENGTPCPGGYCFNGQCPTLAQRCQELWGPGAQVAADTCFSFSISPGCRDRITPSMGRADRCGILYCAGGRQPPERSSCTVSSYSGNCQALRMDSEASAYEPVPQGTRCDKGKICWEGRCQDLQVYRSKNCSAQCHNHGVCNHKRECHCHVGWAPPHCAELLTDMQAAPGSLLVSVLVPLVLLMAMLATLAGVIVHRKVWSRVPRRSVAPKTTMGLSNPLFQEAGSSGPTKGRAPGPPKLVSTTHPSQPVRATVAPKRLPPAPPVMSSPPFPVPIYPQKAPDQLRPAPPTKPLPKLKPKQPVKPTSAPPLPPVKPSAGETTPGMTQGVKGPKVALKPAVRR; this comes from the exons ATGGGCGGCCTCGGGCTCTGGCTGCTCTGTGCACTGTGGCTCCAGG CGATTGCACTCAGCCCGTCCTTGCCCCCCGTGGAGCAGTATGAGGTGGTGTGGCCCAAACGTCTGCCTGGACCCTGCACCCGCCGAGCTCTGCCCTCCCACAGG GGCCTGTACCCTGAGAGTGTGAGCTATGTCCTTGGGGCCGGAGGACAGACCTTCACCCTGCACCTGCGGATAAACAG GGACCTGCTGGGCGTGGGCTATACAGAGACTTATTCAGCTGCCAATGGCTCTGAGGTGACAGAGCAGTGGCATGGGCAG GACCACTGCCTCTACCAGGGTCACGTGGAGGGTCACCAGAGCTCTGCTGCTAGCCTCAGTACATGTGATGGTCTCAG GGGCTTCTTCCGGGTGGGTTCTGCCATCCATGTGATCGAGCCTCTAGATGGAGGTGGTGAGGAGGGGCAGCATGCAGTGTACCAGGCCAGGCACCTGCAGCAGAAGGCTGGGACTTGTGGGGTCAGCGATGCCAGCCTGGACAACCTTCTGGGGCCTCGGGTCTCAGCAGCCTTCAGGCCTCAGCCCCGG AACTGGCCCCTGTCCCGAGATACCCGCTATGTGGAGCTGTATGTGGTCACAGACAGCAAGGAG ttccagcagctggggagcagAGAGGCCGTGCGCAGGCGTGTGCTGGAGGTGGTGAACCATGTGGACAAG TTTTATCAGGAGCTCAATTTCCGTGTGGTATTGGTGGGCCTGGAGATCTGGAGCAGGGACAAGGTCCCCATCAGCCCCCATGCCAACATCACCCTGGAGAACTTCCTTTCCTGGCGGGCACAGGACCTGATGGGGAGACACCCCCATGACAATGTGCAGCTCATCAC GGGGGTCGACTTTACCGGGACCACTGTGGGACTGGCTCAGGTGTCTGCCCTGTGCTCTCGGGCCTCGGGGGCTGTGAATCAG GACCACAGCCAGAACCCTATTGGCGTGGCGTCTACCATGGCCCACGAACTGGGCCACAACCTGGGCATGAACCATGACGAGAATGTCCAAGGATGCTACTGCCCCGTGCCGCGGGAGGGTGGTGGCTGCATCATGGCGGCCAGCATTAG CTCCAAGTTCCCCAGGACGTTCagcaggtgcagcaggactgaccTAGAGATGTTCCTGGAGAAACCCCAGACGGGCTGCCTGGCCAATGCCCCTGACCCTGACCGGCTGGTGGGAGGCCCTGTGTGTGGGAACATGTTTGTGGAGCGTGGGGAGCAGTGTGACTGTGGCACTCCCCAG GACTGTCAGAACCGCTGCTGCAATGCCACAACATGCCAGCTGGCTGAGGGGGCCAAGTGTGCCCATGGCACCTGCTGCCACGAGTGCAGG GTGAAGCCAGCTGGTGAGCCATGCCGCCCCCAGAGGGACCAGTGTGACCTGGAGGAGTTCTGCGATGGCCAGAGTCCAGCGTGCCCAGAGGATGTCTTCCAGGAGAATGGCACACCCTGTCCTGGGGGCTACTGCTTTAATGGGCAGTGCCCCACACTGGCCCAGCGGTGCCAGGAACTGTGGGGTCCAG GTGCACAGGTTGCTGCAGACACCTGCTTCTCCTTCAGCATCTCTCCAGGCTGCAGAGATAGGATCACCCCCAGCATGGGCAG GGCCGACAGATGTGGGATCCTGTACTGTGCAGGGGGCCGGCAGCCCCCAGAGCGCAGCTCCTGTACAGTCAGTTCCTACTCGGGCAATTGCCAAGCTCTGCGCATGGACAGCGAGGCCTCTGCCTATGAGCCTGTGCCCCAGGGCACCAGGTGTGATAAGGGGAAG ATTTGCTGGGAAGGGCGCTGCCAAGACCTCCAGGTCTACAGATCCAAGAACTGCTCCGCCCAGTGCCACAACCATGGG GTGTGCAACCACAAGAGGGAATGTCACTGCCACGTGGGCTGGGCACCGCCCCACTGTGCGGAGCTACTGACAGACATGCAGGCAG CACCTGGGAGTCTCCTGGTCAGCGTGCTGGTGCCCCTAGTGCTCCTGATGGCCATGCTGGCCACCCTGGCAGGCGTCATCGTACACCGCAAGGTCTGGAGCCGTGTCCCCAGGAG gAGTGTAGCACCCAAGACCACCATGGGGCTCTCCAACCCCCTGTTCCAGGAGGCAGGCAGCAGTGGGCCAACCAAGGGCAGGGCTCCAGGGCCCCCAAAGCTGGTGTCTACCACGCACCCCAGCCAGCCCGTCAGAGCCACCGTGGCCCCAAAGAGGCTGCCCCCTGCA CCGCCAGTCATGTCCAGTCCACCCTTCCCAGTCCCTATCTACCCACAGAAGGCACCAGACCAG CTCAGACCTGCTCCACCCACCAAGCCCCTCCCAAAGCTGAAGCCCAAGCAG CCTGTCAAGCCAACCTCTGCACCCCCCTTGCCACCTGTCAAGCCCAGTGCTGGAGAGACCACACCTGGAATGACTCAG GGGGTCAAAGGCCCCAAAGTCGCACTGAAGCCCGCCGTCCGAAGGTGA
- the LOC101964821 gene encoding sperm flagellar protein 1 isoform X1 codes for MPGSERRSPAALGPPPDALRGLCAWLDQLPLSRPKRHLTRDFSDGGAGGAGEAGPGVLVAEIVKHFHPRLVDLHSYIPACNTDQKLSNWSLLNRKVFRKLCFCVSEEDIRKVVANVPGAIEPILCALREKVEANPAQAGSPGSALHVCKLNLQDPGFSSMDAVHSQAGLLSPPAPTSMKTLPKQRALEKKGSCACECQDPAEGAWEHLAKVQQLLEDKEQALAILQETVQILQMKVIKLEHLVQLKDLRIAELMRLGTEECCVPPGAPS; via the exons ATGCCGGGCTCCGAAAGGCGGTCTCCTGCGGCGCTAGGGCCGCCGCCGGACGCCCTCCGtggcctctgtgcctggctcgACCAACTCCCGCTCAGCCGCCCCAAGCGCCACCTGACCCGGGACTTCAGCGACGGCGGTGCGGGCGGAGCCGGGGAGGCAGGGCCCGGTG TGCTGGTGGCCGAGATCGTGAAGCATTTTCACCCGCGCCTGGTGGACCTGCACAGCTACATCCCTGCCTGCAACACTGACCAGAAGCTAAGCAACTGGAGCCTTCTCAACAG GAAAGTCTTTCGCAAGCTGTGCTTCTGTGTCTCTGAGGAGGACATCCGTAAGGTGGTAGCCAATGTTCCTGGGGCAATCGAGCCCATCCTGTGTGCACTGAGGGAGAAAGTGGAAGCCAACCCTGCTCAGGCAGGCTCACCTGGCTCAGCTCTTCATgtctgcaaattg AATCTGCAGGATCCAGGATTCTCCAGCATGGATGCTGTCCATTCACAGGCAG GCCTGCTAAGCCCCCCAGCTCCCACCAGTATGAAGACCCTTCCGAAGCAGAGGGCCTTGGAGAAGAAGGGCAGCTGTGCTTGTGAATG TCAGGACCCAGCTGAAGGGGCTTGGGAGCACCTGGCCAAGGTTCAGCAGTTGCTGGAGGACAAGGAGCAGGCATTGGCCATTCTGCAAGAGACAGTCCAG ATTTTGCAGATGAAGGTGATAAAGCTGGAGCACCTGGTGCAGCTGAAGGACCTGCGGATCGCAGAGCTGATGCGACTGGGGACTGAGGAGTGCTGTGTGCCCCCGGGAGCCCCATCCTGA
- the LOC101964821 gene encoding sperm flagellar protein 1 isoform X2, with protein sequence MPGSERRSPAALGPPPDALRGLCAWLDQLPLSRPKRHLTRDFSDGVLVAEIVKHFHPRLVDLHSYIPACNTDQKLSNWSLLNRKVFRKLCFCVSEEDIRKVVANVPGAIEPILCALREKVEANPAQAGSPGSALHVCKLNLQDPGFSSMDAVHSQAGLLSPPAPTSMKTLPKQRALEKKGSCACECQDPAEGAWEHLAKVQQLLEDKEQALAILQETVQILQMKVIKLEHLVQLKDLRIAELMRLGTEECCVPPGAPS encoded by the exons ATGCCGGGCTCCGAAAGGCGGTCTCCTGCGGCGCTAGGGCCGCCGCCGGACGCCCTCCGtggcctctgtgcctggctcgACCAACTCCCGCTCAGCCGCCCCAAGCGCCACCTGACCCGGGACTTCAGCGACGGCG TGCTGGTGGCCGAGATCGTGAAGCATTTTCACCCGCGCCTGGTGGACCTGCACAGCTACATCCCTGCCTGCAACACTGACCAGAAGCTAAGCAACTGGAGCCTTCTCAACAG GAAAGTCTTTCGCAAGCTGTGCTTCTGTGTCTCTGAGGAGGACATCCGTAAGGTGGTAGCCAATGTTCCTGGGGCAATCGAGCCCATCCTGTGTGCACTGAGGGAGAAAGTGGAAGCCAACCCTGCTCAGGCAGGCTCACCTGGCTCAGCTCTTCATgtctgcaaattg AATCTGCAGGATCCAGGATTCTCCAGCATGGATGCTGTCCATTCACAGGCAG GCCTGCTAAGCCCCCCAGCTCCCACCAGTATGAAGACCCTTCCGAAGCAGAGGGCCTTGGAGAAGAAGGGCAGCTGTGCTTGTGAATG TCAGGACCCAGCTGAAGGGGCTTGGGAGCACCTGGCCAAGGTTCAGCAGTTGCTGGAGGACAAGGAGCAGGCATTGGCCATTCTGCAAGAGACAGTCCAG ATTTTGCAGATGAAGGTGATAAAGCTGGAGCACCTGGTGCAGCTGAAGGACCTGCGGATCGCAGAGCTGATGCGACTGGGGACTGAGGAGTGCTGTGTGCCCCCGGGAGCCCCATCCTGA